One genomic region from Lineus longissimus chromosome 6, tnLinLong1.2, whole genome shotgun sequence encodes:
- the LOC135489053 gene encoding uncharacterized protein LOC135489053: MTSHAAQAVLNQLKDLEEMTNEKLSYAQVILLEKKEPLAAAKIAVARHTLTNRIQTVTAKAVHLKCLITNQPKPVTISKPSPNKRPALTLPPTTPSPKKVPLQLKASTPSKVTVESSTKEKTPPATDNLFDDALDDSTLSQISMDSSETDFPLTATQPEDDSADDDKTKLKSLLE; the protein is encoded by the coding sequence ATGACTTCACACGCAGCACAGGCCGTTTTAAACCAACTGAaggacttggaggaaatgacaaatgagaagttgtccTATGCCCAGGTAATTCTGCTCGAAAAAAAAGAACCATTGGCAGCTGCTAAAATTGCCGTTGCACGCCACACCCTGACCAATCGTATACAGACTGTCACTGCTAAAGCAGTACACCTCAAGTGCTTGATTACCAACCAGCCTAAACCAGTAACAATTTCAAAACCAAGTCCAAATAAACGCCCAGCACTGACTCTACCGCCAACAACGCCATCCCCCAAGAAAGTCCCTCTTCAACTGAAAGCGTCGACACCATCAAAAGTTACTGTCGAGTCATCCACTAAAGAGAAAACCCCTCCTGCCACTGACAACCTATTCGATGACGCCTTGGATGATTCAACGCTGTCACAGATCAGCATGGACAGCTCAGAAACAGATTTTCCCTTAACAGCCACACAACCCGAAGATGACTCAGCTGATGATGATAAGACAAAGTTAAAATCCCTCTTGGAGTAG